One genomic region from Pseudoduganella lutea encodes:
- a CDS encoding MerR family transcriptional regulator, translated as MSTGIGLGIGPHMRIGELATRSGMAASTIRYYEQEGLLPRASRNANGYRVYQESALEQLNLIDVGQKLGFSLDAIRTVLGLQGAALQDGLLQGLDTRLGEIDGLMATLATQRQALLDARERLQQAWAQGECLNQAALAKGGPACDTELAPLTGSRASK; from the coding sequence ATGAGCACGGGGATTGGGTTGGGCATCGGCCCGCACATGAGGATCGGTGAACTGGCCACCCGCAGCGGCATGGCGGCGTCGACGATCCGCTATTACGAACAGGAGGGACTGCTGCCCCGGGCCAGCCGCAACGCGAACGGCTATCGCGTCTACCAGGAATCGGCGCTCGAGCAACTGAACCTGATCGATGTGGGGCAGAAGCTGGGCTTTTCGCTCGATGCAATCCGTACCGTGCTCGGATTGCAGGGCGCGGCGTTGCAGGATGGCCTGCTGCAGGGCCTCGACACCCGTCTCGGCGAGATCGATGGCCTGATGGCTACGCTGGCCACCCAGCGCCAGGCGCTGCTGGATGCCCGGGAACGGCTGCAGCAGGCATGGGCGCAAGGGGAATGCCTGAACCAGGCGGCACTCGCCAAAGGGGGGCCCGCCTGCGATACGGAGCTTGCGCCGCTGACCGGTTCCCGGGCGTCGAAGTAA
- the ppa gene encoding inorganic diphosphatase, with translation MSLNKVSAGRDVPNDFNVIIEIPMNADPIKYEVDKESGAIFVDRFMGTAMHYPCNYGYVPNTLSADGDPVDVLVITPFPLIPGVVVRCRAIGVLKMTDEAGQDAKVLAVPVDKVLPIYKHWQKPEDLQDLRLQQIQHFFEHYKDLEPGKWVKVDGWAGPEEAKEEILSGVAAYKNGESK, from the coding sequence ATGAGTCTGAATAAAGTATCCGCCGGCCGCGACGTGCCGAACGACTTCAACGTGATCATCGAGATCCCGATGAACGCCGATCCGATCAAGTACGAAGTGGACAAGGAATCGGGCGCGATCTTCGTCGACCGCTTCATGGGCACCGCGATGCACTACCCGTGCAACTACGGCTACGTGCCGAACACGCTGTCCGCCGACGGCGACCCGGTCGACGTGCTGGTCATCACCCCGTTCCCGCTGATCCCGGGCGTGGTGGTGCGCTGCCGCGCGATCGGCGTGCTGAAGATGACGGACGAAGCCGGCCAGGATGCGAAAGTGCTGGCCGTGCCGGTCGACAAGGTGCTGCCGATCTACAAGCACTGGCAAAAGCCGGAAGACCTGCAAGACCTGCGCCTGCAGCAGATCCAGCACTTCTTCGAGCACTACAAGGACCTGGAGCCGGGCAAGTGGGTCAAGGTCGACGGCTGGGCCGGTCCGGAAGAAGCCAAGGAAGAAATCCTGTCGGGCGTGGCCGCGTACAAGAACGGCGAATCGAAGTAA